The Medicago truncatula cultivar Jemalong A17 chromosome 4, MtrunA17r5.0-ANR, whole genome shotgun sequence genome includes a region encoding these proteins:
- the LOC25492087 gene encoding protein STRUBBELIG-RECEPTOR FAMILY 3 isoform X1, with the protein MDWKRSSLKIYGDVLFGFLLLCIIQISSSLTDPTDVAALNSLHTSLGSPLLPGWVSSGGDPCGEGWQGIQCNGSFIQKIVLNGANLGGELGDNLATFVSISVIDLSNNNIGGSIPSNLPATMRNFFLSANLLTGSIPTSLSALTGLSDMSLNNNHLTGEIPDAFQSLTQLINLDLSSNNLSGELPPSVENLSSLTTLRLQDNQLSGTLDVLQDLPLKDLNVENNQFAGPIPPKLLSIPNFRQAGNPFNDNSTATRAPPSRSPVTAPPGAPPAAPFFPVPSSGSGRVPTKQADGPTVAIGSKSGKSNKHTKRVVLIVIGSVLAFIIFVLALVLFIPRCGRRERVDRRSRRHQIGAYGGERQQTPSSLGAIVLPPSQTEKVPARDVSRPNDVRQEEPRKVWAVPNAQDKQEKDVQRMTAIPRDVLRPNDNRQEEPRRVWAVPIPNAHDKQEKDVQRMATIAKPVDHEIDISTPEVYSVPPPPPPPPPPPPPPSIPTKKGIVEPTTSHSLPTKRVIVEPTTSHRGTTVDPSLRSSSPPTFAKCFTIASLQQYTNSFSQENLIGGGMLGTVYRAELPDGKLLAVKKLDKRASVHQKDDEFLELVNSLDRIRHTNIVELIGYCSEHGQRLLIYEYCSNGSLYDALHSDDEFKASLSWNARIRMALGAARALEYLHEQCQPPVVHRNLKSANVLLDDDLSVRVSDCGLAPLIASGSVTQLSGNLQSAYGYGAPEFESGIYTYQSDVYSVGVVMLELLTGRQSHDRTRPRGEQFLARWAIPKLHDIDALSKMVDPSLNGVYPAKSLSNFADIISRCLQTEPEFRPAMSEVVLYLLNMMKRESQKNDSNEK; encoded by the exons ATGGATTGGAAGAGATCTAGTTTGAAGATCTATGGAGATGttttatttggatttttgttgctTTGTATAATTCAGATTTCAAGTTCTCTTACTGATCCTACTGATG TTGCTGCACTTAATAGCTTACATACTTCACTGGGATCTCCTCTTCTACCTGGGTGGGTTTCTAGTGGTGGAGATCCCTGCGGAGAAGGGTGGCAAGGCATTCAGTGTAATGGTTCGTTCATACAAAAAAT TGTTCTGAATGGTGCAAATCTGGGAGGAGAACTGGGTGATAATCTGGCAACATTTGTTTCAATCTCAGTAAT CGATttgagcaacaacaacatcggAGGAAGTATTCCATCCAATTTACCAGCTACCATGAGAAACTT TTTTCTTTCAGCCAACCTGTTGACTGGAAGTATTCCAACCTCTTTATCCGCTTTAACTGGACTCAGTGACAT GTCTCTTAACAACAATCATTTAACTGGAGAAATACCAGATGCGTTCCAGTCTCTTACGCAATTGATCAATCT AGATTTATCTAGTAATAATCTGAGCGGGGAACTACCTCCTTCGGTGGAGAATTTGTCATCTTTGACCACACT ACGCTTGCAGGATAATCAACTATCTGGGACACTTGATGTTTTACAAGACCTTCCTCTGAAAGATTT GAATGTCGAGAACAACCAATTTGCTGGTCCAATACCTCCAAAGTTGCTAAGCATACCTAACTTCAG ACAAGCTGGAAATCCATTTAATGATAATTCCACGGCAACTCGTGCTCCTCCTTCTCGCTCTCCAGTAACAGCACCGCCAGGAGCACCACCAGCAGCACCGTTTTTTCCAGTACCATCTTCTGGTTCTGGCCGTGTACCTACCAAACAGGCTGATGGACCAACTGTAGCGATTGGGTCAAAATCTGGGAAATCAAACAAACATACGAAAAGGGTGGTTTTGATAGTTATTGGCAGTGTTTTGGCATTCATTATTTTTGTACTAGCACTTGTTCTATTTATTCCAAGATGTGGTAGAAGGGAACGGGTTGACAGAAGGTCCAGGCGACATCAAATTGGGGCATATGGAGGTGAAAGACAACAAACTCCTAGCAGTCTAGGGGCTATAGTCCTACCACCTAGTCAAACAGAAAAAG TACCGGCAAGAGATGTCTCGAGGCCAAATGATGTTCGCCAAGAAGAGCCTAGGAAAGTGTGGGCTGTACCAAATGCACAGGATAAGCAAGAGAAGGACGTGCAAAGAATGACAGCAATACCAAGGGATGTCTTGAGGCCAAATGACAATCGCCAAGAAGAGCCTAGGAGAGTGTGGGCTGTTCCAATTCCAAATGCACATGATAAGCAAGAGAAAGATGTGCAAAGAATGGCGACAATAGCAAAGCCAGTAGATCATGAGATTGATATCAGCACACCTGAAGTGTATTCTGTGCCTCCTCCGCCTCCGCCGCCTCCTCCGCCACCCCCTCCTCCTTCAATTCCTACTAAGAAGGGGATTGTTGAACCAACCACTTCTCATTCACTTCCTACTAAGAGAGTGATTGTTGAGCCGACCACTTCCCACAGAGGGACTACTGTCGATCCATCCTTAAGAAGTTCAAGTCCTCCTACTTTTGCAAAATGTTTTACCATTGCATCCCTTCAACAATACACAAATAGCTTTTCTCAAGAAAATCTTATAGGAGGAGGCATGTTGGGCACTGTGTACAGGGCCGAGCTTCCTGATGGGAAG CTGCTTGCTGTAAAGAAACTTGACAAAAGAGCCTCTGTTCACCAGAAGGATGATGAGTTTCTTGAATTGGTAAATAGTCTCGACAGAATAAGACATACAAACATTGTTGAGCTTATTGGATACTGTTCAGAGCATGGTCAAAGGCTTCTGATATATGAGTACTGCAGTAACGGGTCACTATATGATGCACTTCACTCAGATGATGAATTCAAAGCATCACTATCGTGGAATGCTCGCATTCGGATGGCACTTGGTGCGGCTAGAGCCTTGGA ATATTTGCACGAGCAATGTCAGCCACCTGTGGTGCACAGAAATTTGAAGTCTGCCAATGTTCTCCTTGATGATGATCTATCTGTGCGTGTATCTGATTGTGGTTTAGCTCCATTGATAGCTTCGGGATCTGTAACTCAG CTCTCTGGGAACCTGCAATCAGCTTATGGCTATGGAGCTCCAGAATTTGAGTCAGGAATTTACACTTACCAAAGTGATGTATACAGCGTTGGAGTGGTTATGTTAGAACTTTTGACCGGCCGTCAGTCCCATGACAG GACACGTCCACGAGGGGAGCAATTTCTTGCTAGATGGGCAATCCCCAAACTTCACGATATTGATGCATTATCAAAGATGGTTGATCCTTCTTTAAATGGAGTTTACCCTGCAAAGTCATTGTCAAATTTCGCCGACATTATTTCTCGATGCCTTCAG ACGGAGCCCGAATTTAGGCCAGCAATGTCAGAAGTCGTCTTATACTTACTAAATATGATGAAGAGGGAGTCTCAGAAAAATGattcaaatgaaaaatga
- the LOC25492087 gene encoding protein STRUBBELIG-RECEPTOR FAMILY 3 isoform X2 — protein MSLNNNHLTGEIPDAFQSLTQLINLDLSSNNLSGELPPSVENLSSLTTLRLQDNQLSGTLDVLQDLPLKDLNVENNQFAGPIPPKLLSIPNFRQAGNPFNDNSTATRAPPSRSPVTAPPGAPPAAPFFPVPSSGSGRVPTKQADGPTVAIGSKSGKSNKHTKRVVLIVIGSVLAFIIFVLALVLFIPRCGRRERVDRRSRRHQIGAYGGERQQTPSSLGAIVLPPSQTEKVPARDVSRPNDVRQEEPRKVWAVPNAQDKQEKDVQRMTAIPRDVLRPNDNRQEEPRRVWAVPIPNAHDKQEKDVQRMATIAKPVDHEIDISTPEVYSVPPPPPPPPPPPPPPSIPTKKGIVEPTTSHSLPTKRVIVEPTTSHRGTTVDPSLRSSSPPTFAKCFTIASLQQYTNSFSQENLIGGGMLGTVYRAELPDGKLLAVKKLDKRASVHQKDDEFLELVNSLDRIRHTNIVELIGYCSEHGQRLLIYEYCSNGSLYDALHSDDEFKASLSWNARIRMALGAARALEYLHEQCQPPVVHRNLKSANVLLDDDLSVRVSDCGLAPLIASGSVTQLSGNLQSAYGYGAPEFESGIYTYQSDVYSVGVVMLELLTGRQSHDRTRPRGEQFLARWAIPKLHDIDALSKMVDPSLNGVYPAKSLSNFADIISRCLQTEPEFRPAMSEVVLYLLNMMKRESQKNDSNEK, from the exons AT GTCTCTTAACAACAATCATTTAACTGGAGAAATACCAGATGCGTTCCAGTCTCTTACGCAATTGATCAATCT AGATTTATCTAGTAATAATCTGAGCGGGGAACTACCTCCTTCGGTGGAGAATTTGTCATCTTTGACCACACT ACGCTTGCAGGATAATCAACTATCTGGGACACTTGATGTTTTACAAGACCTTCCTCTGAAAGATTT GAATGTCGAGAACAACCAATTTGCTGGTCCAATACCTCCAAAGTTGCTAAGCATACCTAACTTCAG ACAAGCTGGAAATCCATTTAATGATAATTCCACGGCAACTCGTGCTCCTCCTTCTCGCTCTCCAGTAACAGCACCGCCAGGAGCACCACCAGCAGCACCGTTTTTTCCAGTACCATCTTCTGGTTCTGGCCGTGTACCTACCAAACAGGCTGATGGACCAACTGTAGCGATTGGGTCAAAATCTGGGAAATCAAACAAACATACGAAAAGGGTGGTTTTGATAGTTATTGGCAGTGTTTTGGCATTCATTATTTTTGTACTAGCACTTGTTCTATTTATTCCAAGATGTGGTAGAAGGGAACGGGTTGACAGAAGGTCCAGGCGACATCAAATTGGGGCATATGGAGGTGAAAGACAACAAACTCCTAGCAGTCTAGGGGCTATAGTCCTACCACCTAGTCAAACAGAAAAAG TACCGGCAAGAGATGTCTCGAGGCCAAATGATGTTCGCCAAGAAGAGCCTAGGAAAGTGTGGGCTGTACCAAATGCACAGGATAAGCAAGAGAAGGACGTGCAAAGAATGACAGCAATACCAAGGGATGTCTTGAGGCCAAATGACAATCGCCAAGAAGAGCCTAGGAGAGTGTGGGCTGTTCCAATTCCAAATGCACATGATAAGCAAGAGAAAGATGTGCAAAGAATGGCGACAATAGCAAAGCCAGTAGATCATGAGATTGATATCAGCACACCTGAAGTGTATTCTGTGCCTCCTCCGCCTCCGCCGCCTCCTCCGCCACCCCCTCCTCCTTCAATTCCTACTAAGAAGGGGATTGTTGAACCAACCACTTCTCATTCACTTCCTACTAAGAGAGTGATTGTTGAGCCGACCACTTCCCACAGAGGGACTACTGTCGATCCATCCTTAAGAAGTTCAAGTCCTCCTACTTTTGCAAAATGTTTTACCATTGCATCCCTTCAACAATACACAAATAGCTTTTCTCAAGAAAATCTTATAGGAGGAGGCATGTTGGGCACTGTGTACAGGGCCGAGCTTCCTGATGGGAAG CTGCTTGCTGTAAAGAAACTTGACAAAAGAGCCTCTGTTCACCAGAAGGATGATGAGTTTCTTGAATTGGTAAATAGTCTCGACAGAATAAGACATACAAACATTGTTGAGCTTATTGGATACTGTTCAGAGCATGGTCAAAGGCTTCTGATATATGAGTACTGCAGTAACGGGTCACTATATGATGCACTTCACTCAGATGATGAATTCAAAGCATCACTATCGTGGAATGCTCGCATTCGGATGGCACTTGGTGCGGCTAGAGCCTTGGA ATATTTGCACGAGCAATGTCAGCCACCTGTGGTGCACAGAAATTTGAAGTCTGCCAATGTTCTCCTTGATGATGATCTATCTGTGCGTGTATCTGATTGTGGTTTAGCTCCATTGATAGCTTCGGGATCTGTAACTCAG CTCTCTGGGAACCTGCAATCAGCTTATGGCTATGGAGCTCCAGAATTTGAGTCAGGAATTTACACTTACCAAAGTGATGTATACAGCGTTGGAGTGGTTATGTTAGAACTTTTGACCGGCCGTCAGTCCCATGACAG GACACGTCCACGAGGGGAGCAATTTCTTGCTAGATGGGCAATCCCCAAACTTCACGATATTGATGCATTATCAAAGATGGTTGATCCTTCTTTAAATGGAGTTTACCCTGCAAAGTCATTGTCAAATTTCGCCGACATTATTTCTCGATGCCTTCAG ACGGAGCCCGAATTTAGGCCAGCAATGTCAGAAGTCGTCTTATACTTACTAAATATGATGAAGAGGGAGTCTCAGAAAAATGattcaaatgaaaaatga